A DNA window from Paenibacillus sp. HWE-109 contains the following coding sequences:
- a CDS encoding mechanosensitive ion channel family protein: MAFITNYFTSLTQWISEHVTKPEMLASIFWIIVRIILIYVAAKVCIQIANKTISHMMIARDKSPLKFDRRRSNTIGSLLHNLITYTINFICIMLILSQVGLNLGPLLAGAGVLGLAIGFGAQSLVKDVITGFFIIFEDQFGVGDVIQIDQFKGTVEEIGIRVTRIKSWTGEVHIIPNGNIKQVTNFSTYNSLAVVDVTVPNHLDIDQATQILKDTVKHVQTLTDNIVKEPEVLGVQVVGSADLKIRVIAECKPTTQFNVTRLLNVEIKKQLDMSQIEVINLGGS, from the coding sequence ATGGCCTTTATCACGAATTATTTTACAAGCTTGACGCAGTGGATATCGGAACATGTGACCAAACCGGAAATGCTAGCTTCGATATTTTGGATTATCGTAAGAATTATATTAATCTATGTAGCCGCTAAAGTTTGCATTCAAATTGCGAACAAAACGATTTCTCATATGATGATAGCGAGAGATAAGTCACCGTTAAAATTTGATAGAAGAAGATCGAATACGATCGGAAGTCTGTTACATAATTTAATTACGTATACGATTAATTTCATTTGTATTATGCTCATTCTTAGTCAAGTTGGCCTTAATCTAGGGCCGCTGCTTGCGGGTGCTGGTGTTCTTGGTTTGGCCATTGGTTTTGGGGCGCAAAGTTTGGTCAAAGATGTAATAACGGGATTCTTTATTATTTTCGAAGATCAATTCGGTGTGGGGGATGTTATTCAGATTGATCAATTCAAAGGAACGGTTGAAGAGATCGGAATTCGTGTAACGAGAATCAAAAGTTGGACCGGTGAAGTCCACATCATTCCGAATGGGAACATTAAACAAGTCACCAACTTCTCTACCTACAATTCTTTGGCTGTTGTTGATGTGACGGTGCCGAATCATCTTGATATTGATCAAGCAACACAAATTCTCAAAGATACGGTCAAGCATGTACAGACGCTTACAGACAATATTGTTAAGGAACCTGAAGTGCTGGGTGTGCAGGTTGTCGGATCGGCGGATTTGAAAATTCGGGTTATCGCAGAGTGCAAGCCAACAACACAGTTCAATGTTACCAGACTTCTGAATGTTGAAATCAAAAAACAACTAGATATGAGTCAAATAGAAGTGATAAATCTAGGAGGCTCCTAA
- the mnmE gene encoding tRNA uridine-5-carboxymethylaminomethyl(34) synthesis GTPase MnmE gives MLNDTIAAISTPLGEGGIAVIRVSGEEAVPFVERIFRSKTKLSVAQTHTVHYGFIVEPVSAEKVEEVLVTLMKAPRSFTMEDVVEVSCHGGIVSVKKVLDLLLQQGVRLAEPGEFTKRAFLNGRIDLTQAEAVIDLIRAKSDRAFKVALKQVEGNLSKQIKHLRHVLVELMAHVEVNIDYPEHDVEEMTNSFIKNKCDTVMFEIDRLLVTAEQGKILREGIETAIVGKPNVGKSSLLNELAQENRAIVTDIPGTTRDVIEEFVNIGGIPLKLLDTAGIRETTDLVEQIGVERSRTALAEADLILLVLNSNEELQFDEIALMKQLADKQTIVILNKIDLTRKLNVEQVLSYFPQERIVELSLIENKGIEDLEKAIAAIFFEGKLESSDLTYVSNVRHISLLKQAKRSLHDALEANEQYVPIDMIQIDIRAAWEQLGEIIGDSVGESLIDQIFTQFCLGK, from the coding sequence ATGTTAAATGATACGATTGCTGCTATTTCTACGCCGCTTGGAGAGGGTGGGATAGCGGTTATTCGTGTGAGCGGAGAGGAAGCCGTCCCATTCGTGGAACGGATTTTCCGCTCAAAAACGAAATTATCTGTTGCGCAGACGCATACGGTACATTATGGATTCATTGTAGAACCTGTTTCTGCCGAAAAGGTAGAGGAGGTTCTCGTTACGTTAATGAAAGCTCCGCGTTCGTTCACGATGGAAGATGTGGTCGAAGTCAGCTGTCACGGGGGCATTGTCTCTGTCAAAAAGGTGCTCGATTTGCTATTGCAGCAAGGAGTTAGGTTGGCTGAACCAGGTGAGTTTACGAAGCGTGCCTTCTTGAATGGAAGGATTGATTTGACGCAAGCCGAGGCTGTTATCGATTTGATTAGAGCCAAATCAGATCGTGCATTCAAGGTGGCTTTGAAGCAAGTTGAAGGAAACTTATCGAAGCAAATTAAGCATTTACGTCATGTTTTGGTAGAGTTAATGGCTCATGTGGAAGTGAATATTGATTATCCTGAGCATGATGTAGAAGAGATGACCAATTCTTTTATAAAGAACAAATGTGATACGGTTATGTTTGAAATAGACCGTCTTTTGGTGACCGCTGAGCAAGGCAAGATTCTTCGCGAGGGTATCGAGACGGCCATTGTAGGCAAACCGAATGTGGGTAAGTCATCCCTATTGAACGAGTTGGCCCAGGAGAATCGGGCTATTGTAACGGATATACCGGGGACTACCAGGGATGTTATTGAGGAGTTCGTTAATATTGGCGGCATTCCTTTGAAACTGTTGGATACGGCAGGGATTCGCGAGACGACTGATCTAGTTGAACAAATAGGTGTTGAACGCTCGAGAACCGCGCTAGCTGAAGCTGATTTAATCTTATTAGTTTTAAATAGCAATGAAGAGCTCCAATTTGATGAGATTGCTTTGATGAAACAGCTCGCGGATAAACAAACGATTGTCATTTTAAATAAAATTGATTTGACTAGAAAACTGAATGTTGAACAAGTGCTGAGTTATTTTCCACAGGAACGTATTGTTGAGTTGTCTCTGATCGAGAATAAAGGTATTGAGGATCTTGAGAAGGCGATTGCGGCTATATTCTTCGAAGGTAAGTTAGAATCTAGCGATTTAACTTACGTGAGCAACGTTCGACATATTTCTCTACTGAAGCAAGCCAAACGATCTTTGCACGATGCTTTGGAAGCGAATGAACAATATGTACCTATTGATATGATTCAGATTGATATAAGAGCAGCCTGGGAGCAGCTCGGTGAGATTATTGGTGATTCCGTTGGTGAGTCTTTGATTGATCAGATCTTTACACAATTCTGTTTAGGAAAATGA
- a CDS encoding DUF3343 domain-containing protein: protein MLLAFDSTQQALRAEMLLEYADIEIDIRPTPKEVTAGCALSIEFPGENLSQVKEIIASEHVEIRGIYFKKEDKYVTME, encoded by the coding sequence ATGTTATTAGCATTCGATTCTACGCAGCAAGCACTGAGAGCCGAGATGCTGCTAGAGTACGCAGATATTGAAATTGACATCAGACCTACGCCTAAGGAAGTCACTGCTGGCTGTGCGCTTTCTATTGAATTTCCAGGAGAGAATCTATCACAAGTGAAAGAGATTATTGCTTCTGAGCATGTCGAAATTAGAGGCATTTATTTCAAAAAAGAAGATAAATATGTTACCATGGAATGA
- the noc gene encoding nucleoid occlusion protein: MKEQISKLFGLTDRSNTDEVKNIPVNNIIPSPYQPRTLFDDDRLEELCQTIRTHGIIQPIVVRVKNNTFELIAGERRLRAVKKLGLDTIPAIVRDFNDSQAASIALIENLQREGLTAIEEAAAYQQLIEMHDLTQESLAQRLGKSQSTIANKIRLLHLSEPVKMALMERKITERHARALLALDQEELQVKVLEEIIVKEWNVKQTEIKINFLKEAAKIKKSKRVSFTKDVRLALNTIRQSVEMVTSSGLNINTSEKDHEDHYEIIIKIPKR, from the coding sequence ATGAAAGAACAAATATCAAAGTTATTTGGGCTTACAGATCGTTCAAACACGGATGAGGTCAAAAACATACCCGTTAATAACATTATTCCAAGTCCCTATCAGCCTAGGACTTTGTTTGATGATGATCGACTTGAAGAACTATGCCAAACGATCCGTACTCATGGCATTATTCAGCCGATTGTTGTCAGAGTTAAAAATAATACGTTTGAACTAATTGCTGGTGAAAGACGTCTTAGAGCTGTTAAGAAGCTAGGACTGGATACGATTCCAGCAATTGTACGAGATTTCAATGATTCACAAGCTGCATCCATTGCTCTGATTGAGAATCTTCAACGAGAAGGTCTTACGGCGATAGAAGAGGCTGCTGCGTATCAGCAACTGATCGAAATGCATGATCTAACGCAGGAAAGCTTAGCTCAGCGATTAGGAAAGAGCCAATCTACGATTGCCAATAAAATTAGGCTCTTGCATCTAAGTGAGCCTGTGAAGATGGCTTTAATGGAGCGGAAGATTACAGAGCGTCATGCTAGGGCTTTGCTGGCACTGGATCAAGAAGAGCTTCAAGTAAAAGTACTTGAAGAGATTATTGTTAAAGAGTGGAATGTGAAGCAAACTGAGATTAAAATTAATTTCCTAAAAGAAGCGGCGAAGATTAAGAAGTCTAAGCGTGTTTCTTTTACGAAGGATGTAAGACTAGCTTTAAATACAATTCGCCAGTCTGTTGAAATGGTGACGAGCTCCGGGCTAAACATTAACACTTCTGAGAAGGATCATGAGGATCATTACGAAATTATTATTAAAATTCCTAAACGTTAA
- a CDS encoding DUF4446 family protein, with product MGELFGIDGGFIVLGCFALILVLFIFIIVLFVKLSSLRKQYTQMMNGSKAENMEQLLIDMQHGLNEQKAESQATAAKVGTIQNAMMKMKSKVAIHRYNAFNEGGSDLSFTIAILDEYQDGVILTGIHSREQMYLYAKPIQKAQSTYTLSPEEKEAINQTLKQP from the coding sequence ATGGGGGAACTGTTTGGCATAGATGGCGGGTTCATTGTACTAGGTTGCTTTGCGCTCATTCTTGTTTTGTTTATTTTCATTATTGTGCTTTTTGTCAAACTATCGTCCTTGCGTAAACAATACACGCAGATGATGAATGGGTCCAAAGCAGAAAATATGGAGCAGCTCCTTATTGATATGCAGCATGGCTTAAACGAGCAAAAGGCCGAATCGCAAGCGACTGCAGCCAAGGTTGGAACGATTCAGAATGCGATGATGAAAATGAAATCCAAGGTAGCTATTCATCGCTACAATGCTTTTAATGAAGGCGGGAGCGATCTTAGCTTCACAATTGCGATCCTGGATGAGTATCAAGATGGTGTCATTCTAACGGGAATACATAGTCGAGAACAAATGTATTTGTATGCGAAGCCAATTCAAAAAGCACAATCCACATATACGCTTAGCCCGGAAGAAAAAGAGGCTATTAATCAAACTTTAAAGCAGCCGTAG
- the mnmG gene encoding tRNA uridine-5-carboxymethylaminomethyl(34) synthesis enzyme MnmG, whose amino-acid sequence MGYHAGDYDVIVIGAGHAGCESALASARMGCNTLLLTINLDMVAFMPCNPSIGGPAKGHVVREIDALGGEMGRNIDKTYIQLRMLNTGKGPAVHALRAQADKFSYQHKMKETIEATQNLTLRQGMAEELIVEDGICKGVITKTGAEYYAKCIVLTTGTYLRGKVIMGELMYESGPNNQQPSVKLSESLRKLGFDLVRFKTGTPPRVHKDTIDFSKTEIQPGDDVPKFFSFETKGEPTNNEQLPCWLTYTSEQTHDIINSNLHRAPMFSGAIEGTGPRYCPSIEDKIVRFADKPKHQIFLEPEGRNTSEYYVQGLSTSMPEDVQLGILRSIPGLEKVEMMRTGYAIEYDAVVPTQLKPSLETKLVSGLFTAGQINGTSGYEEAAGQGVMAGINAARKALGKEAVVLDRSEGYIGVLIDDLVTKGTNEPYRLLTSRAEYRLLLRHDNADLRLTPIGYEIGLISEERYAAFLNKRSLVDQEIERLAVDKIKPEPHVQQLLESLESVQLNNSVPAISLLRRPEISYSAIEQMCPSPLPLDDEMKEQVEIQVKYAGYIEKQSNQVERLRKMEKKKIPDDIEYSEIHGIATEAKQKLAKIRPISIGQASRIGGVTPSDISILLVYLEHYNRVTAARGN is encoded by the coding sequence ATGGGATATCATGCTGGTGATTATGATGTAATTGTAATCGGGGCTGGTCATGCAGGATGTGAATCTGCATTGGCATCTGCACGGATGGGATGTAATACACTGCTATTGACGATAAATCTAGATATGGTTGCTTTCATGCCTTGCAATCCATCAATTGGTGGTCCTGCGAAGGGCCACGTTGTTAGGGAAATTGACGCACTTGGCGGTGAAATGGGCCGCAACATTGATAAAACATATATTCAATTGCGGATGTTGAATACGGGCAAGGGTCCTGCTGTTCACGCACTTCGTGCTCAAGCAGATAAGTTCTCTTATCAACACAAAATGAAAGAAACAATTGAAGCTACGCAGAACCTGACATTACGTCAAGGCATGGCGGAAGAGCTTATTGTTGAAGATGGTATCTGTAAAGGTGTTATTACGAAAACTGGCGCTGAATACTACGCCAAATGTATTGTTCTCACAACAGGCACTTATTTAAGAGGGAAAGTCATTATGGGTGAGCTCATGTACGAGAGCGGCCCTAACAATCAACAACCTTCGGTTAAGTTGTCCGAATCATTGCGTAAGCTTGGCTTTGATCTTGTTCGCTTCAAAACAGGCACGCCACCGCGTGTTCATAAAGATACAATTGATTTCAGCAAGACGGAAATTCAGCCTGGGGATGATGTTCCTAAGTTCTTTTCTTTCGAAACAAAGGGTGAACCGACCAACAATGAACAGCTTCCTTGCTGGTTGACTTATACGTCTGAACAGACGCACGACATCATTAATTCTAACTTGCATCGTGCTCCTATGTTTTCGGGGGCTATTGAAGGGACCGGTCCAAGATACTGCCCATCTATTGAAGATAAAATTGTTCGTTTCGCTGATAAACCTAAACATCAGATCTTCTTGGAGCCAGAAGGCCGCAATACATCCGAATATTATGTTCAAGGATTATCCACGAGCATGCCTGAGGACGTACAGTTGGGTATTTTACGGTCTATTCCTGGTTTGGAGAAAGTAGAAATGATGCGTACCGGATATGCCATTGAATACGACGCCGTTGTCCCTACACAGTTGAAGCCTTCGCTTGAAACTAAATTGGTGAGTGGACTGTTTACAGCTGGACAAATTAATGGAACTTCCGGATATGAAGAAGCTGCCGGCCAAGGTGTTATGGCGGGTATTAATGCAGCTCGCAAAGCTTTGGGTAAAGAAGCAGTTGTTTTGGATCGTTCAGAAGGTTATATCGGTGTTCTTATTGATGACCTTGTTACGAAAGGTACAAATGAACCTTATCGTCTCTTAACTTCACGCGCGGAATATCGTCTGCTGCTTCGTCATGATAATGCAGATCTTCGCTTGACACCCATTGGCTACGAAATCGGTTTGATTTCTGAAGAGCGCTATGCAGCGTTTCTTAACAAGAGGTCATTGGTTGATCAAGAAATTGAACGCCTTGCTGTTGATAAAATTAAACCTGAACCACATGTTCAACAATTGTTGGAAAGCTTAGAGAGCGTTCAACTTAATAACTCTGTTCCGGCTATATCTTTACTTCGTCGTCCTGAGATTAGTTACAGTGCTATTGAGCAAATGTGCCCATCTCCGCTTCCATTAGATGATGAGATGAAAGAACAAGTGGAGATTCAAGTGAAATATGCAGGGTATATCGAAAAACAAAGCAATCAAGTTGAACGTTTACGCAAAATGGAGAAAAAGAAAATTCCGGATGACATTGAGTATAGTGAAATTCACGGAATAGCAACGGAAGCTAAGCAAAAGCTTGCTAAGATTCGTCCAATCTCGATCGGGCAAGCATCACGTATTGGCGGAGTTACACCTTCGGATATTTCTATCTTACTTGTTTATTTGGAACATTATAATCGTGTCACCGCGGCAAGAGGTAACTAA
- the rsmG gene encoding 16S rRNA (guanine(527)-N(7))-methyltransferase RsmG — MDAIQQQFTQLLEKEHIFLSAHQLDQFEQYYKTLVAWNEKMNLTGITERDQVYLKHFYDSLSISFNFSMDSVMTLADIGSGAGFPSIPLKIAFPYLKVTIVDSLNKRILFLKEIVNLLGLTDMDCVHGRAEDVARLPKYRDHFDLVTARAVARLQVLNEFCLPFVKKDGTFLAMKGSEIEEELASASYSLSELKGKVIKVNRMVLPIEESVRHFVEIQKLSATPSKYPRKAGIPLKEPLSKM; from the coding sequence ATGGACGCAATTCAGCAGCAGTTTACTCAATTATTAGAGAAAGAACATATTTTTCTTTCCGCGCACCAGCTAGATCAATTCGAACAGTATTATAAGACTCTGGTTGCGTGGAATGAAAAAATGAATTTGACAGGCATTACAGAGAGGGATCAAGTTTATTTGAAACATTTCTATGATTCTCTCTCTATTTCTTTCAACTTTTCTATGGATTCTGTTATGACGCTAGCGGATATAGGCTCAGGGGCAGGTTTTCCAAGTATTCCTTTGAAAATTGCATTTCCGTATCTTAAAGTGACTATTGTCGATTCTTTGAATAAGAGAATTCTTTTTTTGAAAGAAATCGTCAATTTACTTGGTTTGACTGATATGGACTGCGTGCATGGCAGGGCGGAGGATGTTGCTAGACTTCCTAAGTACCGAGATCACTTCGATCTAGTAACGGCCAGAGCAGTAGCGAGACTTCAAGTTTTGAATGAGTTCTGCCTTCCTTTTGTAAAAAAGGATGGGACTTTCCTCGCGATGAAGGGTTCTGAAATTGAAGAGGAACTTGCGAGTGCCAGTTATAGCTTGTCTGAATTAAAAGGCAAAGTTATAAAGGTAAACCGTATGGTGCTGCCGATTGAGGAATCGGTTCGACACTTTGTTGAAATTCAAAAGCTGTCTGCAACGCCAAGCAAGTATCCAAGAAAAGCAGGCATTCCTTTGAAAGAACCATTGTCCAAAATGTGA
- a CDS encoding aminotransferase class V-fold PLP-dependent enzyme, with the protein MKGVMYFDQAASSWPKPPAVMTAMMNCMEEFAANPGRGSHQMAVKASRVLFETRKHTAKLFGVKNPNDISFALNTTHALNQAIKGFVKPGDHVICTNIEHNSVRRPLEYLKATADVELTYIQNDQQGYIHLEELRKAFKPNTTLVVVSHSSNLLGTIMPVGEIGELCRSHGARLLIDAAQSAGILPIDVQSMNIDMLAFPGHKGLLGPQGTGGLYINPNLDLDPLLHGGTGSQSEAIQQPTVRPDRYEAGTQNTVGIAGLNEGVKFVLAETVEKIHEKEWRQTQMLMEGLLGIGGVTILGPSLGQNKTGIVSFNIQDADSSEVAFILDQSFQIAVRSGYHCTPLAHEAAGTLAKGAVRASIGYFTTDEEVNALIQAVKEIHSQYAK; encoded by the coding sequence ATGAAGGGTGTAATGTATTTCGATCAGGCGGCATCTTCGTGGCCAAAGCCACCTGCCGTTATGACGGCGATGATGAATTGTATGGAGGAGTTTGCTGCCAACCCAGGCAGAGGCAGTCACCAAATGGCTGTAAAGGCTAGCCGGGTGTTATTTGAAACGCGGAAACATACAGCTAAACTATTCGGTGTGAAAAATCCTAATGACATTTCATTTGCTTTGAATACAACGCATGCGCTTAACCAAGCAATCAAAGGTTTTGTTAAACCTGGGGATCATGTCATCTGTACGAATATTGAACATAACTCGGTCAGAAGGCCGCTTGAATATTTGAAAGCAACAGCCGACGTGGAGCTAACCTATATTCAGAACGATCAACAAGGATATATACATTTGGAAGAGTTAAGGAAGGCATTTAAACCGAATACTACTTTAGTTGTGGTCAGCCATAGTTCTAATTTATTAGGAACAATTATGCCTGTAGGTGAAATTGGAGAGCTATGCCGTTCACATGGGGCTAGGCTGCTTATAGACGCTGCTCAGAGCGCCGGTATACTGCCTATTGATGTTCAGAGTATGAATATCGATATGTTGGCTTTCCCGGGCCACAAGGGGCTTCTAGGGCCTCAGGGAACGGGTGGTTTGTACATAAATCCAAACCTCGATTTGGATCCTCTCCTGCATGGAGGTACGGGTAGTCAATCTGAAGCGATTCAACAGCCTACGGTGAGACCTGACCGATATGAAGCTGGAACACAAAACACAGTTGGTATTGCAGGATTGAATGAAGGCGTAAAATTTGTTCTTGCAGAAACGGTTGAGAAGATCCATGAGAAGGAATGGCGTCAAACTCAGATGCTCATGGAGGGCTTACTGGGAATTGGAGGAGTCACGATTCTTGGTCCGTCACTTGGGCAAAATAAGACAGGAATTGTTTCATTTAATATCCAAGATGCGGATTCTTCAGAGGTTGCTTTTATATTGGATCAATCGTTTCAAATAGCTGTTCGTTCAGGTTACCATTGCACACCGCTTGCCCATGAGGCAGCAGGTACTTTAGCCAAAGGAGCGGTTCGAGCGAGTATCGGTTATTTTACAACGGATGAGGAAGTTAATGCTTTGATACAGGCGGTAAAGGAGATCCATTCGCAATACGCTAAATAG
- a CDS encoding ParB/RepB/Spo0J family partition protein, translated as MTKGLSKGLGKGLDALITSLHIDESDKVIQIPLSQLRANPYQPRKHFNEDSIKELADSIKEHGVIQPIIVRKVLKGFEIIAGERRFRASQVAGAATIPAVERSFSDQQVMEIALIENVQREDLNAMEIAFAYQGIIDQFSLTQEELSAKVGKSRSHIANFLRLLQLPESIKQYVSRGTLSMGHARAIVGVKDDKVKKELAETTISKQWSVRELEEAVKMLEEAPAQEKEKKVQKEKNRDPYINQAEDQLRDIYRTTVKIKAQQDKGKIELLYYSKDDLNRLLELLQGKIS; from the coding sequence ATGACCAAAGGTCTATCCAAAGGTTTAGGTAAGGGGTTAGATGCTTTAATCACTTCGTTACATATTGATGAAAGTGATAAAGTTATTCAGATTCCTTTATCCCAGTTGAGAGCTAATCCGTATCAACCGAGGAAGCACTTTAACGAAGATAGCATTAAAGAACTTGCTGATTCGATTAAAGAGCATGGTGTTATCCAACCTATTATTGTTCGTAAAGTTCTTAAAGGGTTCGAAATTATTGCAGGTGAACGCAGGTTCCGTGCTTCGCAAGTTGCGGGCGCAGCGACGATCCCAGCTGTTGAAAGAAGTTTTTCAGATCAACAGGTGATGGAAATTGCATTGATTGAGAATGTCCAACGGGAAGATCTGAATGCGATGGAGATTGCTTTTGCCTATCAAGGAATCATTGATCAGTTTTCTTTAACCCAAGAAGAGCTTTCCGCTAAAGTAGGGAAGAGCCGCTCACACATAGCGAACTTCCTAAGATTGCTTCAACTACCGGAATCCATTAAGCAATATGTTTCACGTGGAACATTATCGATGGGTCATGCAAGAGCCATTGTCGGTGTGAAGGATGATAAAGTGAAGAAAGAGCTTGCTGAAACGACCATAAGTAAACAATGGAGTGTCCGCGAACTTGAAGAAGCTGTGAAGATGTTGGAAGAGGCACCAGCTCAAGAAAAAGAAAAGAAGGTTCAAAAAGAAAAGAATAGAGACCCTTACATTAATCAAGCTGAGGACCAACTAAGAGATATTTACCGCACAACGGTGAAAATCAAAGCGCAGCAAGACAAAGGTAAGATTGAACTTCTTTACTATTCAAAGGATGATTTGAATCGGTTACTTGAACTCCTTCAAGGCAAAATCTCTTAA
- a CDS encoding DUF951 domain-containing protein has translation MEKKQYQLGDIVQMKKPHPCGTNEMEIIRMGMDIRIKCVGCKHSVLVPRTKFESKLKKVLRSNAQAEEETS, from the coding sequence ATGGAGAAGAAGCAGTATCAGCTAGGCGATATTGTGCAGATGAAAAAGCCCCATCCGTGTGGCACTAATGAAATGGAAATCATTCGCATGGGCATGGATATTCGAATCAAATGTGTAGGCTGCAAACATAGTGTTCTCGTGCCTAGAACGAAGTTCGAAAGCAAGCTGAAAAAGGTGCTCAGATCGAATGCGCAGGCGGAAGAAGAGACTTCCTGA
- a CDS encoding ParA family protein: protein MSKIIAITNQKGGVGKTTTSVNLGASLASLGKRVLLVDIDPQGNTTSGIGVNKADVVNCIYDVLINDVHPKDAIVDTNVPNLKILPATIQLAGAEIELVPTISREVRLKKSLQLVKHLFDYILIDCPPSLGLLTINSLTAADSVIIPIQCEYYALEGLSQLLNTVRLVQKHLNTGLQIEGVLLTMFDARTNLGIQVIEEVKKYFQTKVYQTIIPRNVRLSEAPSHGQSIVTYDPRSKGAEVYLELAKEVISV, encoded by the coding sequence TTGTCTAAAATAATAGCAATAACGAATCAGAAGGGTGGCGTCGGCAAGACGACAACTTCTGTTAATTTGGGAGCTTCCTTAGCTTCTCTTGGGAAGAGAGTGCTTCTTGTTGATATTGATCCGCAAGGGAATACGACAAGTGGTATAGGCGTTAATAAAGCAGACGTAGTGAATTGTATTTATGACGTACTGATTAATGACGTTCATCCCAAAGATGCAATTGTTGATACAAATGTTCCAAATCTTAAAATCTTGCCAGCGACGATTCAGCTTGCTGGAGCCGAGATCGAATTAGTACCTACGATTTCAAGAGAAGTTCGTTTGAAGAAATCGCTTCAGTTAGTTAAACATTTATTCGACTATATCCTTATAGATTGTCCCCCGTCTCTTGGTCTTCTTACGATTAACTCATTGACTGCTGCTGACTCTGTCATTATCCCAATTCAATGTGAATATTATGCGCTTGAAGGACTAAGCCAACTGCTTAATACAGTTCGACTGGTCCAAAAGCATCTTAATACAGGGCTTCAAATTGAAGGTGTTTTGTTAACGATGTTTGATGCAAGAACGAACTTAGGTATTCAGGTCATTGAAGAAGTGAAGAAGTATTTCCAAACAAAAGTATATCAAACGATTATTCCAAGAAACGTTCGCTTGAGCGAAGCGCCCAGCCATGGACAGTCTATCGTTACATATGACCCTAGATCAAAAGGCGCGGAAGTGTATTTAGAGCTTGCGAAGGAAGTGATCTCTGTATGA
- the yyaC gene encoding spore protease YyaC has product MKFQFGLDGVTNTDLAPLKIQHTDADTPFLLSKHLQSIFSKLPTYQPIVVICVGTDRSTGDSLGPLVGTHLNRIPSLRNLHLFGTLDEPVHAMNLSETVAKIQQQFQNPFIVAVDACLGQVSSVGCIQVADGPLKPGAGVNKDLPPVGNIHVTGIVNVGGFMEYFVLQNTRLSLVMNMAHIIGDALHAALRRTQAYTPNATAALKFD; this is encoded by the coding sequence ATGAAATTTCAATTTGGTTTGGACGGCGTTACGAACACGGATTTAGCCCCACTGAAAATCCAGCACACCGATGCCGATACCCCGTTTCTTCTCTCTAAACATTTACAATCGATCTTCAGCAAACTTCCAACCTATCAACCTATCGTTGTTATTTGTGTAGGAACAGATCGCTCAACCGGCGATTCCCTTGGACCACTAGTTGGCACTCATTTGAACCGAATTCCTTCGCTTCGTAATCTCCACCTTTTTGGCACTTTGGATGAGCCTGTTCATGCTATGAATTTATCCGAGACCGTGGCAAAAATCCAACAACAATTTCAAAATCCTTTTATTGTTGCCGTTGATGCCTGTTTGGGGCAGGTGTCCAGTGTCGGATGCATTCAAGTCGCTGATGGACCTTTGAAACCCGGTGCCGGCGTGAATAAGGACTTACCTCCGGTCGGCAACATCCATGTAACCGGAATTGTTAACGTTGGCGGCTTCATGGAATATTTCGTCCTTCAAAATACTCGTCTTAGCTTAGTTATGAATATGGCTCATATCATTGGTGATGCCCTGCACGCTGCTTTGCGTCGTACCCAAGCCTACACACCGAATGCTACGGCTGCTTTAAAGTTTGATTAA